One Rhea pennata isolate bPtePen1 chromosome 3, bPtePen1.pri, whole genome shotgun sequence DNA segment encodes these proteins:
- the LOC134138015 gene encoding taste receptor type 2 member 9-like — translation MEACQPPDKFNGNSYDTIVLAVTTVLIFAGMLINAFIVAVHCIAWMKKKSLTSSEKILMFLGCSRFCLLCITWVYSFLSTIYPGLFYVNTTPQIFSALLGFFISSNLWISACLCVFYCVKIANFRHIFFNYLKVNIDRIVPWLLLGSVFLSLFICIPVYKIPHEVQCNYLNATLLGSSWMMNIKIDRHVLPAFFVSGVGFSLAFVTLILPALLLLFSLWRHKRKMQTSPVRNLSMDAHVKAMKAIMSFFFTYSIYFTCLIFWVIYDTQNKNPLMVLCFVLQHAFPVVHSLILIFSNPQLEKILLKTLHSVKCKVCIR, via the coding sequence ATGGAAGCTTGCCAACCTCCAGATAAATTCAATGGCAATTCCTATGATACCATAGTTCTGGCAGTCACCACGGTTCTGATTTTTGCTGGAATGTTGATAAATGCTTTCATTGTGGCTGTGCATTGCATTGCttggatgaaaaagaaaagcttaacCTCCAGTGAGAAGATCTTGATGTTTTTGGGATGCTCCAGATTTTGCCTGTTGTGCATCACATGGGTATATAGCTTTCTTTCAACAATTTATCCTGGCTTATTTTATGTGAACACCACACCCCAAATATTTTCAGCCCTCCTcggcttttttatttcttccaacTTGTGGATTTCTGCCTgtctgtgtgttttttattgTGTGAAAATTGCAAATTTCAGGCATATCTTCTTCAACTACCTGAAAGTAAATATTGACAGGATTGTGCCATGGCTGCTGCTGGGTTCAGTGTTTTTATCCCTATTCATCTGCATCCCTGTCTATAAAATTCCTCACGAAGTGCAGTGCAACTATCTCAATGCCACCCTCCTAGGAAGTTCCTGGATGATGAATATCAAAATAGACAGACATGttctccctgctttttttgtCAGTGGCGTTGGATTTTCCTTGGCATTCGTGACATTAATTCTTCCagcccttctcctcctcttttctctctggAGACACAAACGGAAGATGCAAACCAGCCCAGTGAGGAATCTCAGCATGGATGCCCATGTCAAAGCCATGAAAGCTATTATGTCCTTCTTCTTCACATACAGCATTTACTTCACGTGTTTGATCTTCTGGGTGATTTATGACACTCAGAATAAAAATCCTCTGATGGTCCTTTGTTTCGTACTTCAGCATGCTTTTCCAGTTGTCCACTCCCTTATTCTGATTTTCAGCAATCCCCAACTGGAAAAGATATTACTAAAGACTCTGCACTCTGTGAAGTGCAAGGTTTGCATAAGGTAG